A window of the bacterium genome harbors these coding sequences:
- the ispG gene encoding flavodoxin-dependent (E)-4-hydroxy-3-methylbut-2-enyl-diphosphate synthase: protein MPIKELPIVSDAAASAPPAPMWGVQPRHRTRRVMVGGVPVGGDAPIAVQSMCDTDTRDVAATVAQILEMEAAGCEIVRVAVPDEEAGEAIAKIRPQIHIPLVADIHFDWRLAILAAQRGADKLRINPGNIGGRQKIAEVVRCAKDHGLPIRVGVNQGSIEKDLLDKYGGNNPESLVESVLRNVAILAEHDFHDIILSLKSSNPGEAIHAYRLVAQRCDYPLHLGVTEAGPVKTGSLKSAVALGTLLAEGIGDTIRVSLTGPKAEEMEACYGILQALGLRRRGPELVSCPSCGRIEIDLMSLVEEVQQTLKRVTSPVKVAVMGCVVNGPGEARDADWGIFGGKGVYLLTRHGEIVERFTDREAAKAALTRVLLDGEHVQTLAVPVS, encoded by the coding sequence ATGCCCATCAAAGAACTGCCGATCGTGTCCGATGCCGCTGCGAGCGCCCCGCCGGCGCCAATGTGGGGCGTGCAACCCCGCCACCGCACTCGCCGGGTGATGGTCGGGGGCGTGCCGGTCGGCGGCGATGCGCCGATCGCGGTGCAGTCGATGTGCGACACCGACACGCGCGATGTCGCGGCGACCGTGGCGCAGATCCTTGAGATGGAGGCGGCCGGCTGTGAGATCGTGCGCGTCGCCGTCCCCGATGAGGAAGCCGGCGAGGCCATCGCGAAGATTCGGCCGCAGATCCACATCCCCTTGGTCGCCGACATTCACTTCGACTGGCGGCTGGCGATTCTGGCCGCGCAGCGCGGCGCCGACAAGCTGCGCATCAACCCCGGCAACATCGGCGGGCGCCAGAAGATCGCCGAGGTTGTCCGGTGCGCCAAAGACCATGGCCTGCCGATCCGCGTCGGCGTCAACCAGGGCTCGATCGAAAAGGACCTGCTCGACAAGTACGGCGGCAACAACCCCGAATCTCTGGTCGAATCGGTGCTGCGCAACGTCGCAATCCTCGCCGAGCACGACTTCCACGACATCATTCTCTCGCTGAAGTCCTCCAATCCCGGCGAGGCGATCCACGCCTACCGTCTGGTCGCGCAACGCTGCGACTATCCCCTCCATCTTGGCGTGACCGAGGCGGGTCCGGTGAAGACCGGATCGCTGAAATCGGCGGTGGCGCTGGGCACGCTGTTGGCCGAGGGGATCGGCGACACAATCCGTGTCTCGCTCACCGGCCCGAAAGCCGAGGAGATGGAGGCCTGTTACGGCATCCTGCAGGCGCTGGGCCTGCGACGTCGCGGACCGGAGTTGGTCTCCTGTCCCTCCTGCGGCCGCATCGAAATCGATCTCATGTCGCTGGTGGAGGAAGTGCAGCAGACTCTCAAACGGGTGACGTCCCCGGTCAAAGTTGCGGTGATGGGGTGCGTGGTCAACGGCCCCGGCGAAGCCCGCGACGCCGACTGGGGCATCTTCGGCGGCAAGGGTGTCTACCTGCTGACCCGCCACGGCGAGATTGTCGAACGCTTCACCGATCGCGAAGCGGCCAAGGCGGCGCTCACACGGGTCTTATTGGACGGCGAGCACGTACAGACGCTCGCGGTCCCGGTATCCTAG
- the lipA gene encoding lipoyl synthase — translation MTLPLAPTVSHGAPKPAWLKTRAVFTPEYIKVKGALRENRLHSVCEEANCPNIRECFSHGTATFMILGNICTRGCRFCDVIKGKPLGYDLDEPRRLAEGVAQMGLRQVVITSVNRDDLPDGGSWVYAETIRILRERDPKVRIEVLVPDFDGNFDALETVLTAGPDVLNHNVETVPRLYPTVRPRAQLDRSLEILKRSASRLSPPIVKSGIMVGLGETTAELHDVMRQIVAAGCQILTIGQYLSPSAEHLPVARYYEPWEYEELKRYGEDEIGFSHVEAGPLVRSSYHAFDQVQKMEARMGSA, via the coding sequence ATGACCCTTCCACTTGCCCCAACGGTCTCGCACGGCGCGCCCAAGCCGGCGTGGCTGAAGACCCGTGCGGTGTTCACGCCGGAGTATATCAAGGTCAAGGGCGCCCTGCGCGAGAACCGTCTGCATTCGGTCTGCGAAGAGGCCAACTGCCCCAACATTCGCGAATGTTTCTCGCATGGGACCGCCACCTTCATGATCCTGGGCAACATCTGCACCCGCGGGTGTCGTTTCTGCGATGTCATCAAGGGGAAGCCCCTGGGCTACGACCTCGATGAGCCGCGGCGTCTTGCTGAGGGGGTGGCGCAGATGGGGCTGCGCCAGGTGGTGATCACCTCGGTCAATCGCGACGACCTGCCCGATGGCGGCTCCTGGGTCTATGCGGAGACCATCCGTATTCTGCGCGAGCGTGATCCGAAGGTGCGCATCGAGGTGCTTGTTCCCGATTTCGACGGCAACTTCGACGCGCTCGAGACCGTTCTGACCGCCGGCCCCGATGTGCTCAACCACAACGTCGAGACCGTGCCGCGCCTCTACCCGACCGTCCGTCCGCGCGCGCAACTGGATCGTTCACTCGAGATATTAAAGCGCTCAGCTTCGCGTCTCTCGCCGCCGATAGTCAAGTCAGGAATCATGGTCGGTCTGGGCGAAACCACCGCTGAACTCCACGATGTCATGCGCCAAATCGTGGCGGCCGGATGCCAGATTCTGACCATCGGTCAATACCTGTCGCCGTCGGCCGAACATCTCCCGGTGGCGCGGTACTACGAGCCGTGGGAGTACGAAGAATTGAAGCGCTACGGCGAAGACGAAATCGGCTTTTCCCATGTGGAGGCCGGGCCGTTGGTGCGGTCCTCGTATCATGCCTTCGACCAGGTGCAGAAGATGGAAGCGCGAATGGGGTCTGCCTGA
- the pdxT gene encoding pyridoxal 5'-phosphate synthase glutaminase subunit PdxT codes for MNPLTATDRAVDAAARAAAHPTELAAADPLALRVGVLAVQGDYARHRQMISALGFTAVEVRTVEQLRQVHCLIMPGGESTTMRKLLKLGGLWDAIPEFARLHAIMGTCAGLILLGHAIIHGRPDEDTLDLIDIDSDRNAYGSQFHSFRQTGEVDIDGAARPLEMVFIRAPRIARIGPRVEVLGRLGDEPTLVRQGNILALTFHPEMTESAAVHSYFLNRVAAPALARR; via the coding sequence GTGAATCCACTGACCGCCACCGATCGTGCCGTCGACGCCGCCGCCAGGGCCGCGGCGCACCCGACGGAACTGGCCGCCGCCGATCCGCTCGCGCTGCGTGTCGGGGTGCTCGCCGTGCAGGGCGACTACGCCCGGCACCGCCAGATGATCAGCGCGTTGGGCTTCACCGCCGTCGAAGTGCGCACCGTGGAACAACTCCGCCAGGTGCACTGCCTGATCATGCCCGGCGGTGAATCAACGACGATGCGCAAACTGCTCAAACTGGGTGGGCTCTGGGACGCGATACCCGAATTCGCCCGCTTGCATGCGATCATGGGCACATGCGCCGGGTTGATCCTGCTGGGGCATGCAATCATCCACGGCCGCCCCGATGAGGACACGCTCGATCTGATCGACATCGACAGCGACCGCAACGCCTACGGCAGCCAATTTCACTCCTTCCGCCAGACGGGGGAGGTCGATATCGATGGCGCCGCGCGGCCGCTGGAGATGGTCTTTATCCGCGCGCCCCGTATCGCCCGCATCGGCCCGCGTGTGGAAGTGCTCGGTCGGCTCGGCGATGAACCGACCCTGGTGCGGCAGGGAAACATCCTGGCTTTGACCTTTCATCCGGAGATGACCGAGAGCGCCGCGGTGCATTCGTATTTTCTGAACCGGGTGGCCGCGCCGGCGCTGGCGCGGCGCTAA